A window of Actinomycetota bacterium genomic DNA:
TACTTCAAGAACGTGGCCATCCCCAGCGGTGTGCCGTGGTGGGTGCTACCGCTGTACGTCCCGATCGAGATCGTCTCGGTGTTCATCGTGCGGCCGCTCACGCTGGCCGTTCGTCTCTTCGCCAACATGATGGCGGGGCACATCATCCTGGCGGTGATCTTCATCGCCACCAACGCGTTCCTGTTCGACGTCAACGAACTGTCGTTCAACCTGAAGGGGGCGCCGATCGGCATCGTCGCCTTCGCCATGGGCCCGCTGCTCGTGGCGTTCGAGCTGCTCGTGGGAGTCCTGCAGGCGTACATCTTCACGATCCTGACGGCCGTGTACATCGGGGGCGCGTTGCACCCCGAGCACTGAACCCCGAACCCCGTCGCGACCGGCGGGATCGAGCAACCGCGCCCCTACAAGGCGCCTCAGAAGGAGAGAAAAGATGGAAGGCGACATCATCGCGATCGGTCAAGGCCTGGTGTACGGCCTCGGCGCCATCGGTCCCGGCATCGGTATCGGGTTCCTCGTCGGGAAGGCCATCGAATCGATGGCGCGACAGCCGGAGGCTGCTGGGATGGTCCGCACGACCATGTTCCTAGGCATCGCGTTCGTCGAGGCGCTCGCGCTGTTCGGCTTCGTTCTGGTCTTCATCGTCGGCTGATCGAGACAGGCCCCTGTAGGCAGAAGGAGACACCATGAACGCGTTCGCGACGACGCTCTTCCTCGCCGTCGAGGGTGGCGCTGAGGAGCGCAGCGGTCTCGACGTCATCCTGCCCGCGCCCGCCGAGCTGGTCTGGGGCGCCATCGCGTTCGGGATCCTGTTCTGGCTCCTGTCGCAGGTCGCGTTCCCCAAGCTCAACGATGTTCTCGAGGAGCGGCGGTCGGCGATCCAGGGACAACTCGAGGAGTCGGAGTCACGGCTGCGTGAGGCCGACGACATCAAGTCGCGGTACGAGGCCCAGCTGCAGGACGCCAAGTCTCAGTCCAACCGCATCATCGAGGAGGCGAAGTCGACGGCGGAGTCGCTCCGGCGCGACATCGTCGCGAAGGCCGAGTCCGAGGCTCAGGCCATCGTCCAGCGGGCGCAGTCGGAGATCTCGGCCGAGCGTGACCGGGCGCTGCAGGAGCTGCGCGCCGAGGTGGCGAGCATGTCGGTGGATCTAGCTGGCCGCATCGTCGAGAAGGAGCTGGACAAGAAGAGCCACCAGCAGCTGGTGGACTCCTACATCCAGAACATCTCGGGCAAGAACTGACCGACCGGAACAGGGACCGATAGATGGCAGACCAGCGCAACCGGGCGTACGCGGCGGCAGTCGTCGCGGTGGCCGAGGCCGAGAAGGCCCTGGACACCGTCGAGGACGAGCTGCTCGAGCTCGCCCGCGCGCTCGACGACAACCGTGAGCTGCGCGAGAAGCTGACCGACATCCACCTGCCGGTCGGGCGTCGGCTGGAGCTCGTGGAGTCCGACCTGCTGAAGGCGGCCCACCCCGCCACGCGCAGTGCCCTGTCGCTGCTCATCGGGGCGGGGCGCGTCGGTCACCTCGGCGAGATCGCCAGGGCGGTGGCCCAGCAAGCCGCCGCAGCACGCGAGCAGGAGCTCGCCGAGGTCCACGTGGCCGTGCCGTTGACCCAGAAGCAACAGGACGCACTACGCAAGGCGCTGGAGCAGGCCACGGGCAAGAAGCTCGAACTCAAGGTGTTCGTGGATCCGGATGTGATCGGCGGCGTCCGCGCTCGCGTCGGTGACACGGTGATCGACGGCTCCGTGGCGAAGCGTCTCTCCGACATCCGTGCCCGACTGGGCAGCTAACGAGGAACCAACGATGGCAGACCTGACGATCCGCCCCGAGGACGTCTCCTCGGCCCTGAAGTCGATGCTCGAGGGCTACACACCCGAGGTCGCACAGGAGCAGGTGGGACGTGTGCTCGACACCGGCGACGGCATCGCCACCGTCGCGGGGCTGCCCGGGACGATGGCCAACGAGCTGCTCGACTTCGGCAAGGGCGTGTTCGGCATCGCGATGAACCTCGACGAGGACGAGATCGGTGCCGTCATCATGGCGGATCCCGAGACCGTCCAGGAGGGCCAGCTCGTCAAGCGCACCGAACGGGTGCTTTCGGTCCCCGTCGGCGACGCGATGCTGGGCCGTGTGGTCGATCCGCTCGGTCGGCCTGTCGATGGCAAGGGTCCCCTGGACAACTCCCGCATCGACGGCCAGCGTCCACTGGAGGTGCAGGCCCCCGGCGTCGTCGATCGTCAGCCGGTGAAGGAGCCGCTGCAGACGGGGATCAAGGTCATCGACGTCATGACGCCGATCGGTCGCGGGCAGCGCGAGCTGATCATCGGCGACCGCCAGACGGGCAAGACCGCGATCGCCGTCGACACGATCATCAACCAGAGACAGCTGTGGGGTTCCCCCGAGGCGGTCAAGTGCATCTACGTCGCCGTGGGCCAGAAGGGTTCCACCGTCGCGCAGGTCGTCGAGACGCTCGAGCGCAACGGGGCGATGGAGTACACGACCGTGGTCAACGCCCCGGCATCGTCGCCTGCGGCGTTCCAGTTCGTCGCCCCGTACTCGGGTGCGGCCATCGGCGCCAACTGGATGTACCGGGGTGAGCACGCGCTGATCATCTACGACGACCTGTCCAAGCAGGCCGACGCCTACCGCCAGCTGTCGCTGTTGCTGCGGCGTCCTCCCGGACGGGAGGCGTACCCCGGCGACGTGTTCTACCTCCACAGCCGTCTGCTCGAGCGCGCCGCGAAGCTGTCGGACGAGCTCGGCGGCGGGTCGATGACCGCGTTGCCGCTCGTCGAGACCAAGGCCAACGACGTCTCGGCCTACATCCCGACCAACGTCATCTCGATCACCGACGGACAGATCTTCCTTGAGACCGACCTGTTCTACCAGGGTGTCCGGCCCGCCATGAACGCCGGGATCTCGGTCTCCCGCGTGGGTGGCGCGGCCCAGCGCCCCGCGATGAAGGCGGTCGCGGGGACCGTGCGTCTGGAGCTGGCGCAGTACCGCGAACTCGAGGCGTTCGCACAGTTCGGCTCCGACCTCGACCAGGCGAGCCAACGCCAGATCGCTCGCGGTCTGCGTGTCGTGGAGGTGCTCAAGCAGCCGCAGTACGACCCGCTGCCGGTCCAGGACCAGGTCGTCATCATCTGGTCGGTGACCAACGGCAAGCTCGATGACGTGCCCGTCGCCGACGTCAAGCGCTTCGAGAGCGAGCTGCGCGAGTACACGCGGTCACGCCACGGGGCGCTGCTCGAGCGGCTCCGCACCGAGAAGCTGACCGACGAGCTCGAGGCCGAGCTCGAATCCGCGGTCGACGACTTCAAGTCCACCTTCGAACCATCGGAGGAGGTCAGCGCCCCGCAGGAGGAGACGAACGTGGGGTGGGAGGCGATGGCCGCCCGCGAGGACGTCGACGCGGACGCGCGCGATGACGAAGAAGAGGGCGACACCAGTGGTGACGATGCCGGCCCCGTGTCCGACACCGACGCGCAGCCGCCGGCCTGACCCGAGGAGGCTGAACCGTGCCCGGAAGCGCGCAGATCCGCATCCTGCGGCGACGCATCCGTTCTGTGAAGAACACGCAGAAGATCACGCGTGCCATGGAGCTGATCGCCGCGTCGCGGATCGTCAAAGCGCAGCAGCGGGTGAGAGCGGCCGCTCCCTACGCCGAGATGGTGCACGACGTCATCAAGGGGCTCGCGGTTAGCAACGAGGTCAAGGACCACCCGATGGTCCGCGAGCACGAGGAGGTACGCAACGTCGGCCTGGTGGTCGTGACCTCCGACCGCGGCCTTGCGGGCGCCTACAACACCAACATCCTGCGCCGTGCCGAGAACATCATGCGGCGCGAGGAGGAACGCGGCCGCAACGTCAAGCTCTACCTGATCGGCCGCAAGGGCATCACCTACTTCCAGTTCCGCGGATACCGGCCGGAACGCACCTGGACCGGCATCACCGATCAGCCGGGCTACGCGGACGCCCAACCGATCGCCGAGGAGCTCATGCACGGGTACGCGTCGGAGAAGCTCGATCGCGTCTACTACGCGTACACCGACTTCAAAACCGCGTTCCTGCAGGAACCGACCCACTTGGAGCTGTTGCCGGTGCGCCCCGAGGAGTTCGAAGGTGGGACCGAGATCCCGCCGGAGTTCATGTTCGAGCCCGGCCCCGACAGCATCCTCGAGTTCCTCGTGCCGCGGTACGTCGAGGCGATCGTGTTCAACGGTCTGCTCGAGTCGTCCGCGTCCGAGCACGCATCACGACAGCGCGCCATGCACTCGGCGACCGAGAACGCCGACGACGTCATCGAGTCGCTGTCGCGCGTGATGAACCAGGCACGTCAGGACCAGATCACCACCGAGATCGCCGAGATCGTCGGCGGCGCCGAGGCCCTCGGCCAACGCTCGTAGTCACAGAGAGAAGTGCTCAAGCAGCGAAGCGGTAGCACAGACAGAAGTGCTCAAGCAGCGAAGCGGTAGCACAGAGGAGAAGGAGCACCGTGATGGCCCAGAGCGACACCGGACGGATCGTCCGCGTCATCGGCCCGGTCGTGGACGTCGAGTTCCCCCCCGGAGACCTGCCCGATATCTACAACGCGCTGACCTTCGAGCGCGACGTGGAGGGAGAGCAGGTCACGCTGACCGCCGAGGTCGCCCAGCACATCGGTGATCGCCGGGTCCGGGCCATCTGCATGCAGCCGACCGACGGCGTCGTGCGGGGGGCCGAGGTCGTGGACACCG
This region includes:
- the atpF gene encoding F0F1 ATP synthase subunit B, with product MNAFATTLFLAVEGGAEERSGLDVILPAPAELVWGAIAFGILFWLLSQVAFPKLNDVLEERRSAIQGQLEESESRLREADDIKSRYEAQLQDAKSQSNRIIEEAKSTAESLRRDIVAKAESEAQAIVQRAQSEISAERDRALQELRAEVASMSVDLAGRIVEKELDKKSHQQLVDSYIQNISGKN
- a CDS encoding F0F1 ATP synthase subunit gamma, whose translation is MPGSAQIRILRRRIRSVKNTQKITRAMELIAASRIVKAQQRVRAAAPYAEMVHDVIKGLAVSNEVKDHPMVREHEEVRNVGLVVVTSDRGLAGAYNTNILRRAENIMRREEERGRNVKLYLIGRKGITYFQFRGYRPERTWTGITDQPGYADAQPIAEELMHGYASEKLDRVYYAYTDFKTAFLQEPTHLELLPVRPEEFEGGTEIPPEFMFEPGPDSILEFLVPRYVEAIVFNGLLESSASEHASRQRAMHSATENADDVIESLSRVMNQARQDQITTEIAEIVGGAEALGQRS
- the atpE gene encoding ATP synthase F0 subunit C, translated to MEGDIIAIGQGLVYGLGAIGPGIGIGFLVGKAIESMARQPEAAGMVRTTMFLGIAFVEALALFGFVLVFIVG
- the atpA gene encoding F0F1 ATP synthase subunit alpha; translated protein: MADLTIRPEDVSSALKSMLEGYTPEVAQEQVGRVLDTGDGIATVAGLPGTMANELLDFGKGVFGIAMNLDEDEIGAVIMADPETVQEGQLVKRTERVLSVPVGDAMLGRVVDPLGRPVDGKGPLDNSRIDGQRPLEVQAPGVVDRQPVKEPLQTGIKVIDVMTPIGRGQRELIIGDRQTGKTAIAVDTIINQRQLWGSPEAVKCIYVAVGQKGSTVAQVVETLERNGAMEYTTVVNAPASSPAAFQFVAPYSGAAIGANWMYRGEHALIIYDDLSKQADAYRQLSLLLRRPPGREAYPGDVFYLHSRLLERAAKLSDELGGGSMTALPLVETKANDVSAYIPTNVISITDGQIFLETDLFYQGVRPAMNAGISVSRVGGAAQRPAMKAVAGTVRLELAQYRELEAFAQFGSDLDQASQRQIARGLRVVEVLKQPQYDPLPVQDQVVIIWSVTNGKLDDVPVADVKRFESELREYTRSRHGALLERLRTEKLTDELEAELESAVDDFKSTFEPSEEVSAPQEETNVGWEAMAAREDVDADARDDEEEGDTSGDDAGPVSDTDAQPPA
- the atpH gene encoding ATP synthase F1 subunit delta, giving the protein MADQRNRAYAAAVVAVAEAEKALDTVEDELLELARALDDNRELREKLTDIHLPVGRRLELVESDLLKAAHPATRSALSLLIGAGRVGHLGEIARAVAQQAAAAREQELAEVHVAVPLTQKQQDALRKALEQATGKKLELKVFVDPDVIGGVRARVGDTVIDGSVAKRLSDIRARLGS